One Cryptomeria japonica chromosome 9, Sugi_1.0, whole genome shotgun sequence genomic window carries:
- the LOC131052359 gene encoding uncharacterized protein LOC131052359, with amino-acid sequence MANYRATGAAPSSSRTNGQQLGGLNSPIGEEDSNRVSLSPPGNRSSGSSSYYSAQETFQGQSIKVIHKIQAKLQVLQADALHSIQMLTTLIQAYLSEIGKEMHALQNTMTDLSLGTEETEPVETYILQFNFRRRNPIKNEEDSIQAVKEYIFKRMLGIEDSQLPKIKSVLKSNFNGVLVVFADSLSKEIVLRRANQRKKGKAREGIIIFDWTR; translated from the exons ATGGCAAATTATAGAGCAACTGGAGCTGCTCCCTCATCCAGCAGAACCAATGGTCAACAATTAGGGGGTTTGAATAGTCCTATTGGTGAGGAAGATAGTAATAGAGTTTCTCTCAGTCCACCTGGAAATAGGTCATCCGGATCATCATCCTACTATTCTGCGCAAGAGACTTTCCAAGGGCAGTCTATCAAAGTCATTCACAAAATACAGGCTAAATTGCAGGTATTACAAGCGGACGCCCTGCATTCCATTCAAATGCTCACGACACTCATCCAGGCTTATCTCTCTGAGATCGGGAAAGAAATGCATGCTCTACAGAACACTATGACGGATCTTTCGCTGGGTACAGAGGAAACAGAACCTGTGGAGACTTATATTCTGCAATTCAACTTCAGGAGGCGAAACCCTATTAAGAACGAAGAAGATAGCATTCAGGCGGTGAAAGAGTACATATTTAAAAGAATGCTGGGGATCGAAGATTCGCAGCTGCCAAAAATAAAAAGTGTGCTCAAGTCAAATTTTAATGGAGTGCTAGTAGTATTTGCCGATTCCCTTTCTAAAGAAATCGTTTTACGGCGGGCAAATCAACGGAAGAAAGGGAAAGCAAGAGAAGGCATTATTATTTTTGACTG GACTCGATGA